GAGATATACTGAAAAATACTATTTATCTCCCTTAACctttagtatttttttgaTGGGATGAACTGAAAAAATCCTGGATGAAAAAGATCAGAATCTGGCAGGCAGCTACATCTACTTCAGTGAAGTATCTATGCAATAAAGGTGCCCATCGACGAAAGGTGACAAAAAAACTCAGCGaggaaatttctaaaaaaaaaattatagtcAAAACCAGTCAAAACTACTGGTGttgaaaaccacaaaaaaagtaCCATTCTCCGTGCTTCTGACAAAAGAGCTGAGCATCACTGCAGAAACCAAGgcaggaagaagagaaacctTGGATTTGGAAACTTCAAtctaaaattcattaaatatttgatagaataaatttaataGGGAATAGACTTGAAGTGAATTTTCAGATACATCAATCCATGTGCAGACTGCATCAATCGTTGTTGATTCAGTGGTTTCTTCTCTCAAGTAGTAAATcaacttcttttcaaaatgtagTTGTTCTTCCAGACATTCACTATTAGGTTTCTGGATGGAATCAAATGCTTTGCGCAACTCAGACAACATTGCTCGTATCTTCCAAAAACCGTTGTCTACTTTTAATGTAGCTACTGCTTCTTCAATCAAGGTCTCCAAGTAAACTAGTTCCTCACAGTATTCGGCCATCATTTTATCAGCTTCGGCAGCTTGATCAATTTCAGaacaattcattatttttgtttttataatctTAACAGTTAAGAGTTAACACGAGGGCAAGCACGAGCACGAAGCAACCAAACCGACTGTTTGTTTTCTGAAAAGTAGATTTATCGTGAAGCGAAAAAGCGAAAAAGTGTCTGCTTGAGTGAGATGACCTGGGGGAAGAAACTTTAGGCTAGAGCCAAACTTAAGAGTTTTACGGACTGTCGTCTACTAGCAGTTTGTATGCtaattcttgaaaataaaattggggcATCCGCTTGGGGCGCTGGCTGTCAGGGTCGGTCATTCATTTGATCATTTCCATGGGGAAGTAGGCGGAAAACAAGGATTTTCGcttaaatttaacatttttaaagataAAACTACTTGTTATCTATCAGAATGTATCAATTTAATTTCTGGTTCAAggaggaaataatttttcttattacaaCTAAATGAGCCCAACAcccaaataattaattttcactGGATCGTCTGGATGGAGTAGTACCACAGGagtaattgaatttgaatgtcTTAAACGAAAACACACATAATTTAGCCAAATAAATATTGCAAATTTTCACTGCAGAACGGCGGTTTATATTCAAATGAGTTGCAAGAGGCAGCGGTTACAGTCATAAATTCAACTATTTGCCAACTGACTTATGAAATTTACATTAACACTTGCATGATCTGCACCAGAGGTAGCCCAATCGAGCCCAATGCTGTCTCAGTAAAAAAGAACATTGGAATAAAATCGGATTTACTAACCATAGATGAATTAAACCACGAAAGTCCATGATAATACGACAAAGGATTGCCTTTAATGCAAAACGGATTTCTTGTTGAAGTTATGTCGAGTTATAAGGGCTGCGACGCACAGTTGGAATGATTGAACCGACCATTTTCACAGGGCTGTCACCTTACTACACTTGAATATCCACTTCGGCTGGATTGCAACCAGTTTCATCCAATCTCTCCTTGTAGAAAAGTGATCCtatacaaacaaattaaaaaataggaaTAAAACCAAGACTAATCCatcattttctcatttgactttttaaaaatcccgcTTGCTTACTCGTGATACATGAGTCCCCCGCTAGATGTAGTCAGCCTGATCGTTATCATCGCTACTATCTCACGAAACAGCCGTAGAGACTGTTACCAAATTGCTTGTTGCATAATCTTAAAGTTCAACTAGGACAAATTCAACCGCTTCAATAGATACCAGCTGCTCTGATTCAAACTTGGAAAGTTTGGTTTTAAATCGGCCGCCGTCATGAAACTGACGACTACCattcccatttttctctgctgtCTTCTCCATAACGCTTTAGCAGGTACGCAAACATCTCAATTTAactggatttctttttaattttatgattAATGTGGTGTTTTTACAGGAGAAAATGATATAAATGACCAAGAGCGAATTTTAGGAGGAACTAAAGCTAAAGAAGGAGAATTCCCATTTATCGTTTCCATCACGACAAACGGTGAGCACCTCTGCGCCGGATTTATTTACAATCAGCGATTTATCGTCACGACAGTCACATGCGtccaaaagtaaaaagaaaatctaaatattaCAATTAATTCCTGGATAAATATTTGTCAATATCCAACAGTTTGTCACCGTCGCAAGTTTCAGTTGTTGTAGGACAATTGTCTCTCATCTCCAGCACCGAGCCGTACGAGCGTCGATATCAAGTCGTCAGCATTATTCCACACGAGAACTATGACGCGAATCTAGGCTTGAATAATCTGGCAGTCATCGAGGTCGGTACATAGAGATCAATCATTATCGCACAGCTGTCAAAATTTCGACTGTTGGTATACACAGACATCTTCGTCAATGGCATTCACTGCGGGCCACGTCGACTTCATCTGCTACAACGAAGATAACACGACTTTTCCAGAAGCTACTGTCATGGGCTGGGGCGCTACTCAGGTATATAATCatgcaaagaaaacaaacggcAGAGTATGTGTGGAATCCTACATAAGGATGGGATTgctttctctattcttttctatatTATAGGAAGGAGGATTGCCTTCGATTGATTTACTGAAAGCCAGCGTTACTATATCGACCGAGTGCGTTGTCTACGGTAGCGAAGAGTATCAACCCAACTACATGATCTGCGCAGGTAGTGATACTGCCAGTCCTTGTCACTACGACGAAGGGTCGCCGCTAGTTCAAGACAATATCGTCGTCGGAGTTGCATCGAGAAATACAGGATGCAAAGAGCTATTCTTACCGACACTTTATACTCGACTGTCCTCTTATTATGCGTGGTTGAACCGGAATGCTGGCCAACAACCACCGGCTTGCAGTGCagcctaaatttaaaaaaataacaataaataaataaataagactGTGTTTTGTAACTattcaaatgtaaataaaGCAATATGAATTTAAGTCTGCCAGATAAACTAGTTTTTACCAAACCCTTAACAGGCTTTTATTGACTTAGATAATATCATAAATTCTTTGACGTCTACAGTACGTATGCGAGCAATGGAggtgaaaatatcaaaaaataaaaaacaagttaaGCAACATGCACGATAATGGGTTGGACAACGCGATAATCTTGTCGACGGGAACGAATGCTGactttttaagaaataaaaaaaacccgaacGAATTTTTAAGGTCGCTTTGTAAAAGCAGTAGAATGAAGTTTGTTATTGTGATAGCCTTCATCTTCATAGGATCAACCTTGGGTAATAGTTTACGTATATAGACATGCTTTAATCAATCGTTAATCTGATTTGACTTTTTGATTTGACTGGGGCCCCTACTGCAATAATTGCAGCCATTtatgttgatgttgttgttcaaattcaatttcggcAGAATGATTCGCCCGTTTTCCGTCGTCAACTTGGCCGTCCCCGGGTGATTCGTTggttgttgtggctgttgaTAATGTTGAGTGACGGGCCGGTGGTGTTTGTGGTAGGGAACTGCtgaatcattcaaaaaagaaaccaacaaaCCCTCAAATGAATCGAAATCGATTggctcaacaacaacatccattGAAAATCGAGAAATTACTAAAGGCAGCGCAGGGCACGGCCGTGTAGCCAAGGCCGGCGGCAAGGTCGTGTAAGCGTACATGGCGTGCGGGCAACGCTGGGTCGTGTGGGTGCCCTTTTCCACCggcatcgtcgtcgtcatcctgCTCGTCCCATTGGTGGACTCGGTCTCGATGACGTCAGTCcgttgg
The window above is part of the Daphnia pulex isolate KAP4 chromosome 3, ASM2113471v1 genome. Proteins encoded here:
- the LOC124191014 gene encoding trypsin beta-like is translated as MKLTTTIPIFLCCLLHNALAGENDINDQERILGGTKAKEGEFPFIVSITTNGEHLCAGFIYNQRFIVTTVTCVQNLSPSQVSVVVGQLSLISSTEPYERRYQVVSIIPHENYDANLGLNNLAVIETSSSMAFTAGHVDFICYNEDNTTFPEATVMGWGATQEGGLPSIDLLKASVTISTECVVYGSEEYQPNYMICAGSDTASPCHYDEGSPLVQDNIVVGVASRNTGCKELFLPTLYTRLSSYYAWLNRNAGQQPPACSAA
- the LOC124191018 gene encoding uncharacterized protein LOC124191018 encodes the protein MNCSEIDQAAEADKMMAEYCEELVYLETLIEEAVATLKVDNGFWKIRAMLSELRKAFDSIQKPNSECLEEQLHFEKKLIYYLREETTESTTIDAVCTWIDIEVSKSKVSLLPALVSAVMLSSFVRSTENEISSLSFFVTFRRWAPLLHRYFTEVDVAACQILIFFIQDFFSSSHQKNTKALLSGILDVLCENEKFFSFITGENRKNGMMYLLTVLSS